One window of Nocardioides dongkuii genomic DNA carries:
- a CDS encoding LON peptidase substrate-binding domain-containing protein translates to MTETLPMFPLNMVLFPGVSVPLRVFEDRYRALVHHLLRVEDPAERVFGTVGIREGYEVGDHGAQSLYRVGCRVQLTEVEAQPDGTFEIEAVGVERIELERLETSGPFPVGHVRVRPDTEAVVPAHVLEAARATFSAYRAALAGIRTDPYAGSLPQDPTYLSWTLAACAPLPMPERQTLLEAEDAEERLVLVTDLLRTELRAMNVIPSLPATEVARTRWSPN, encoded by the coding sequence GTGACGGAGACGCTGCCGATGTTCCCGCTGAACATGGTGCTCTTTCCCGGTGTGAGCGTGCCGCTACGGGTCTTCGAGGACCGCTACCGCGCGCTGGTCCACCACCTGCTGCGCGTCGAGGACCCCGCGGAGCGGGTCTTCGGCACCGTCGGCATCCGCGAGGGCTACGAGGTGGGCGACCACGGCGCGCAGTCGCTCTACCGGGTCGGCTGCCGCGTGCAGCTCACCGAGGTCGAGGCGCAGCCGGACGGCACCTTCGAGATCGAGGCGGTCGGGGTGGAGCGGATCGAGCTCGAGCGGCTCGAGACCTCGGGCCCCTTCCCCGTGGGCCACGTGCGGGTCCGTCCCGATACGGAGGCGGTCGTCCCCGCGCACGTGCTGGAGGCGGCCCGGGCCACCTTCTCGGCCTACCGCGCCGCCCTGGCCGGGATCCGCACCGACCCCTACGCCGGCTCGCTGCCCCAGGACCCGACGTACCTGTCCTGGACGCTGGCGGCCTGCGCCCCGCTCCCGATGCCGGAGCGGCAGACCCTGCTGGAGGCCGAGGACGCCGAGGAGCGGCTGGTGCTGGTGACCGACCTGCTGCGCACCGAGCTGCGCGCGATGAACGTCATCCCCTCGCTCCCGGCCACCGAGGTCGCCCGCACCCGCTGGTCCCCCAACTAG
- the hisD gene encoding histidinol dehydrogenase: MMRRIDLRGATADGGGPIDYRAVVPRAEFDVEAATHAVRPILEAVRTRGMDAVRELSERFDGVAPDDVRVPAAALQQALAELDPAIRAGLEESVRRLRATCAAELEHDVTTDLGPGARVTHRKVPVGRVGLYVPGGLAPLVSSVLMNAVPAQTAGVGSIALASPPQKDFGGLPHPTILAACALLGIEEVYAVGGAQAVAMFAYGAGPCAKVDLVTGPGNIYVVTAKRLLKGEVGIDSEAGPTEIAILADDTAEPAYLAADLVSQAEHDPLAAAVLVTPSERLADEVLRELDKQVFETKHTDRIRTALTGSQSGVVLVDDLEQGLQVVDAYAAEHLEIQTADAATWAARVRNAGAIFVGPHAPVSLGDYCAGSNHVLPTGGCACHSSGLSVRAFTKSVHVVDYSREGLADVADHVVTLAEAEDLPGHGAAIRVRFER; the protein is encoded by the coding sequence ATGATGCGCCGGATCGACCTGCGAGGGGCCACCGCCGACGGCGGCGGGCCCATCGACTACCGCGCGGTCGTGCCGCGCGCGGAGTTCGACGTCGAGGCCGCGACGCATGCCGTCCGCCCGATCCTCGAGGCGGTCCGCACCCGCGGGATGGACGCCGTCCGCGAGCTCTCCGAGCGGTTCGACGGCGTCGCGCCCGACGACGTCCGGGTGCCGGCCGCGGCCCTGCAGCAGGCGCTGGCCGAGCTCGACCCGGCGATCCGGGCGGGCCTGGAGGAGTCGGTGCGCCGGCTCCGGGCGACCTGCGCGGCCGAGCTCGAGCACGACGTGACCACCGACCTCGGCCCGGGCGCCCGGGTGACCCACCGCAAGGTCCCGGTCGGGCGGGTCGGGCTCTACGTGCCCGGCGGGCTCGCGCCCCTCGTCTCCAGCGTGCTGATGAACGCCGTGCCCGCGCAGACCGCTGGCGTCGGCTCGATCGCGCTCGCCAGCCCGCCCCAGAAGGACTTCGGCGGGCTGCCGCACCCCACGATCCTGGCGGCCTGCGCGCTGCTCGGCATCGAGGAGGTGTACGCCGTGGGCGGCGCCCAGGCGGTCGCGATGTTCGCCTACGGCGCCGGTCCGTGCGCCAAGGTCGACCTGGTCACCGGCCCCGGCAACATCTACGTCGTCACCGCCAAGCGGCTGCTCAAGGGCGAGGTCGGCATCGACTCCGAGGCCGGCCCGACCGAGATCGCGATCCTCGCCGACGACACCGCGGAGCCGGCGTACCTCGCGGCCGACCTGGTCAGCCAGGCCGAGCACGACCCGCTGGCCGCCGCCGTGCTGGTGACCCCCTCCGAGCGGCTCGCCGACGAGGTGCTCCGCGAGCTCGACAAGCAGGTCTTCGAGACCAAGCACACCGACCGGATCCGCACCGCGCTCACCGGCTCGCAGTCGGGCGTCGTCCTCGTCGACGACCTCGAGCAGGGCCTGCAGGTCGTCGACGCCTACGCCGCCGAGCACCTCGAGATCCAGACCGCGGACGCCGCGACCTGGGCCGCGCGCGTGCGCAACGCCGGGGCGATCTTCGTGGGGCCGCACGCGCCGGTCTCGCTGGGCGACTACTGCGCCGGCTCCAACCACGTGCTGCCGACCGGCGGCTGTGCCTGCCACAGCAGCGGGCTCTCCGTGCGCGCGTTCACCAAGTCGGTGCACGTCGTGGACTACTCCCGCGAGGGGCTGGCCGACGTCGCCGACCACGTCGTCACGCTCGCCGAGGCCGAGGACCTGCCCGGTCACGGCGCCGCCATCCGCGTGCGCTTCGAGCGGTAG
- a CDS encoding histidinol-phosphate transaminase, with protein sequence MTFPPLREELRGLQPYGAPQVSTEQAPVQLNTNENPYGPSAACIADIATAVAEAATTLNRYPDREHVALRTALAAYLSRDTPRGVVPEQVWAANGSNEVMLQLLQAFGGPGRSALSFAPTYSMYPEYARDTSTAWVQGRRADDFSLDLDAAAALVREQRPSVVLLPSPNNPTGTALPPEAVGRLCEAASGDGWDGLVVVDEAYGEFRRAGVPSALELLPQHRNLVVTRTMSKAFAAAGLRLGYLAADPAICDAIRVVRLPYHLSAVTQAAALAALRHAEELLGRVDELRAERDETVSWLRAQGLRVADSDANFVLFGTFADRHAVWQRLLDRGVLVREVGPEGWLRVSVGTADEMQTFKQALTQAMAEVMEEDAS encoded by the coding sequence GTGACCTTTCCTCCTCTGCGCGAGGAGCTGCGCGGCCTGCAGCCGTACGGCGCCCCGCAGGTCTCCACCGAGCAGGCGCCGGTGCAGCTGAACACCAACGAGAACCCCTACGGCCCCTCGGCGGCCTGCATCGCCGACATCGCGACCGCGGTCGCGGAGGCCGCGACCACGCTGAACCGCTACCCCGACCGGGAGCACGTCGCGCTGCGCACCGCGCTCGCGGCGTACCTCTCCCGGGACACCCCGCGCGGCGTGGTCCCCGAGCAGGTGTGGGCGGCCAACGGGTCCAACGAGGTGATGCTCCAGCTGCTGCAGGCCTTCGGCGGCCCCGGTCGCAGCGCGCTGAGCTTCGCCCCGACGTACTCGATGTATCCGGAGTACGCCCGCGACACCTCCACCGCCTGGGTGCAGGGCCGGCGCGCCGACGACTTCTCCCTCGACCTGGACGCCGCCGCGGCGCTGGTGCGCGAGCAGCGGCCGAGCGTGGTGCTGCTGCCGAGCCCGAACAACCCGACCGGCACCGCCCTGCCGCCGGAGGCCGTCGGCCGGCTGTGCGAGGCGGCGTCCGGTGACGGCTGGGACGGCCTGGTCGTCGTCGACGAGGCGTACGGCGAGTTCCGCCGCGCGGGCGTGCCGAGCGCGCTGGAGCTGCTCCCGCAGCACCGCAACCTCGTGGTCACCCGCACCATGAGCAAGGCGTTCGCGGCCGCCGGGCTGCGGCTGGGCTACCTCGCTGCGGACCCGGCGATCTGCGACGCGATCCGGGTGGTGCGGCTGCCCTACCACCTCTCCGCGGTCACCCAGGCGGCCGCGCTGGCCGCGCTCCGGCACGCCGAGGAGCTGCTCGGCCGGGTCGACGAGCTCCGGGCCGAGCGCGACGAGACGGTGAGCTGGCTGCGCGCCCAGGGGCTGCGGGTCGCCGACTCCGACGCCAACTTCGTGCTGTTCGGCACGTTCGCGGACCGCCATGCTGTGTGGCAGCGGCTCCTGGACCGGGGGGTTCTCGTCCGCGAGGTCGGCCCCGAGGGCTGGCTGCGGGTCTCGGTCGGAACAGCCGACGAGATGCAGACGTTCAAGCAGGCACTGACCCAAGCGATGGCCGAAGTGATGGAAGAGGACGCGTCATGA
- the hisB gene encoding imidazoleglycerol-phosphate dehydratase HisB: MSRTARIERQTSESKVLVEVDLDGTGRHDISTGVGFYDHMLTAFARHALVDLTVQTAGDTHIDAHHTVEDTAIVLGQALRAALGDKVGIRRFGDATVPLDEALVQAVVDVSGRPYCVHTGEPEGQQYVALGGTTPSYLGSLTRHVFETIAFHGHLALHVRVLAGREPHHIVETQFKAFARAFRDAIAVDPRETGVPSTKGAL, translated from the coding sequence ATGAGCAGGACCGCACGCATCGAGCGGCAGACGAGCGAGTCGAAGGTGCTCGTCGAGGTCGACCTCGACGGCACCGGGCGCCACGACATCTCCACCGGGGTCGGGTTCTACGACCACATGCTCACCGCGTTCGCCCGGCACGCGCTGGTCGACCTGACCGTGCAGACCGCCGGCGACACCCACATCGACGCCCACCACACCGTCGAGGACACCGCGATCGTGCTGGGTCAGGCGCTGCGCGCCGCCCTCGGCGACAAGGTCGGCATCCGCCGGTTCGGCGACGCCACCGTGCCGCTCGACGAGGCGCTGGTGCAGGCCGTGGTCGACGTGTCCGGCCGCCCCTACTGCGTGCACACCGGCGAGCCCGAGGGCCAGCAGTACGTCGCGCTCGGCGGCACCACCCCGTCGTACCTCGGCTCGCTGACCCGCCACGTCTTCGAGACGATCGCCTTCCACGGCCACCTCGCCCTGCACGTGCGGGTGCTCGCGGGACGCGAGCCGCACCACATCGTGGAGACCCAGTTCAAGGCGTTCGCCCGGGCCTTCCGCGACGCGATCGCGGTCGACCCGCGTGAGACGGGCGTGCCCTCCACGAAGGGGGCGCTCTGA
- the hisH gene encoding imidazole glycerol phosphate synthase subunit HisH: MSTPRVAVLDYGSGNLRSAVRAMERAGADVELTSDFDTCLNADGLLVPGVGAFAACMAGLREVKGDRLIGRRLAGGRPVLGICVGMQVLFERGVEHGVETEGCHEWPGVVERLQSPVVPHMGWNTVEAAPGSTLFAGLEDERFYFVHSYAVRDWTLTTNDRTKAPLVTWAETGGDRFVAAVENGPLSATQFHPEKSGDAGAALLRNWVLSL, from the coding sequence CTGAGCACCCCGCGGGTCGCGGTCCTCGACTACGGCTCGGGCAACCTGCGCTCCGCCGTGCGGGCGATGGAGCGGGCCGGCGCGGACGTCGAGCTGACCTCCGACTTCGACACCTGCCTGAACGCCGACGGGCTGCTCGTGCCGGGCGTCGGCGCGTTCGCCGCGTGCATGGCCGGGCTCCGGGAGGTCAAGGGCGACCGGCTGATCGGCCGCCGGCTCGCGGGCGGCCGTCCGGTGCTGGGCATCTGCGTCGGCATGCAGGTGCTCTTCGAGCGCGGCGTCGAGCACGGCGTCGAGACCGAGGGCTGCCACGAGTGGCCCGGCGTCGTCGAGCGGCTCCAGTCGCCCGTGGTGCCGCACATGGGGTGGAACACCGTCGAGGCCGCGCCGGGGAGCACCCTGTTCGCGGGCCTCGAGGACGAGCGGTTCTACTTCGTGCACTCCTACGCCGTGCGCGACTGGACGCTCACCACCAACGACCGCACCAAGGCGCCGCTGGTCACCTGGGCCGAGACCGGCGGGGACCGGTTCGTCGCCGCCGTCGAGAACGGCCCGCTCTCGGCGACCCAGTTCCACCCGGAGAAGTCCGGCGACGCCGGCGCGGCGCTGCTGCGCAACTGGGTGCTGAGCCTGTGA
- the priA gene encoding bifunctional 1-(5-phosphoribosyl)-5-((5-phosphoribosylamino)methylideneamino)imidazole-4-carboxamide isomerase/phosphoribosylanthranilate isomerase PriA: protein MTYLQLLPAVDITEGRAVQLTQGVAGSERAYGDPVAAARRWQDAGAEWLHLVDLDAAFGRGTNRELQAEIVGALDIDVEMSGGIRDDESLAAALATGCRRVNIGTAALEHPEWCAKVIAEHGDRIAIGLDVRGRTLAARGWTREGGDLYEVLARLDAEGCARYVVTDVNKDGMLQGPNLQLLRDVCAATDRPVVASGGVTTLEDIRALMDLVPDGVEGAIAGTALYEGRFTLEDALALTKGTA from the coding sequence ATGACCTATCTCCAGCTGCTGCCCGCCGTCGACATCACCGAGGGCCGCGCCGTCCAGCTCACCCAGGGCGTGGCCGGCTCCGAGCGCGCCTACGGCGACCCGGTCGCCGCGGCGCGCCGCTGGCAGGACGCCGGCGCGGAGTGGCTGCACCTCGTCGACCTCGACGCGGCGTTCGGCCGCGGCACGAACCGCGAGCTCCAGGCCGAGATCGTGGGCGCCCTCGACATCGACGTGGAGATGAGCGGCGGCATCCGCGACGACGAGTCGCTCGCGGCCGCGCTGGCCACCGGCTGCCGCCGGGTCAACATCGGCACCGCCGCGCTCGAGCACCCCGAGTGGTGCGCCAAGGTGATCGCCGAGCACGGCGACCGGATCGCGATCGGCCTCGACGTCCGCGGCCGCACCCTCGCCGCGCGCGGCTGGACCCGCGAGGGCGGCGACCTCTACGAGGTGCTCGCCCGGCTCGACGCCGAGGGCTGCGCGCGCTACGTGGTCACCGACGTCAACAAGGACGGCATGCTCCAGGGGCCGAACCTGCAGCTGCTCCGCGACGTCTGCGCCGCCACCGACCGCCCGGTGGTGGCCTCCGGCGGCGTGACGACGCTCGAGGACATCCGGGCGCTGATGGACCTGGTGCCCGACGGCGTCGAGGGCGCGATCGCCGGCACCGCGCTCTACGAGGGCCGGTTCACCCTCGAGGACGCGCTGGCGCTGACCAAGGGGACCGCATGA
- the hisF gene encoding imidazole glycerol phosphate synthase subunit HisF encodes MTLAVRVIPCLDVDGGRVVKGVNFQELRDAGDPVELARLYDAEGADELTFLDISASHEGRATTMDIVSATAEQVFIPLTVGGGIGAVEDVDRLLRAGADKVAVNTAAIRRPELVAEIAGRFGNQVLVLSVDARRAAGTDSGFEVTTHGGRKSAGLDAVAWAVRAAELGAGEILLNAMDADGTQDGFDLELIRAVRREVGIPVIASGGAGRTEHFPPAVDAGADAVLAATVFHFGTLRIGDVKATLSAAGHPVRTSTAHPA; translated from the coding sequence ATGACCCTCGCCGTCCGGGTCATCCCGTGCCTGGACGTCGACGGCGGCCGGGTGGTCAAGGGCGTGAACTTCCAGGAGCTGCGGGACGCCGGCGACCCCGTCGAGCTCGCCCGGCTCTACGACGCGGAGGGCGCCGACGAGCTGACCTTCCTCGACATCTCCGCCTCCCACGAGGGCCGCGCCACGACGATGGACATCGTCTCGGCGACCGCCGAGCAGGTCTTCATCCCGCTCACCGTCGGGGGCGGGATCGGCGCGGTCGAGGACGTCGACCGGCTGCTGCGCGCGGGCGCCGACAAGGTCGCGGTGAACACCGCGGCGATCCGCCGTCCCGAGCTGGTCGCCGAGATCGCCGGCCGGTTCGGCAACCAGGTCCTGGTGCTGTCCGTCGACGCCCGCCGGGCGGCGGGCACCGACTCCGGCTTCGAGGTCACCACCCACGGCGGCCGGAAGTCGGCCGGGCTCGACGCCGTGGCGTGGGCGGTGCGCGCCGCCGAGCTCGGGGCGGGGGAGATCCTGCTCAACGCGATGGACGCCGACGGCACCCAGGACGGCTTCGACCTCGAGCTGATCCGCGCGGTCCGCCGCGAGGTCGGCATCCCCGTCATCGCCTCGGGCGGCGCGGGCCGCACCGAGCACTTCCCGCCCGCGGTCGACGCCGGCGCGGACGCCGTGCTGGCCGCCACGGTCTTCCACTTCGGCACCCTGCGCATCGGCGACGTCAAGGCCACCCTCTCCGCCGCCGGCCACCCGGTCCGCACCTCCACCGCCCACCCCGCCTGA
- a CDS encoding TIGR03085 family metal-binding protein, translating into MTTLARRERHALCDLVLALGPTAPTLLDGWDATDLVTHLLVREHSPLGAAGLLVPPLSGLTDRAMARRRRQDPAALVERLREPGATPYALPGVEVLANTLEYLVHHEDLRRAQPGWEPRRLDPVDLDLVWRLVSGMGRLLVRPAGVPVRAVRSDTGAAVTLRRGPDPVVVTGPVVELTLFLFGRDAVRDVVLDGPPDAVTTLREADLGL; encoded by the coding sequence GTGACGACCCTGGCCCGCCGCGAGCGGCACGCCCTCTGCGACCTCGTCCTGGCGCTCGGCCCCACCGCCCCGACCCTGCTCGACGGCTGGGACGCCACCGACCTGGTGACCCACCTGCTGGTCCGCGAGCACAGCCCCCTGGGCGCGGCCGGCCTCCTCGTCCCGCCGCTGTCCGGGCTCACCGACCGGGCGATGGCGCGCCGGCGCCGGCAGGACCCCGCCGCCCTCGTCGAGCGGCTGCGCGAGCCCGGGGCCACGCCGTACGCCCTGCCGGGGGTGGAGGTGCTCGCCAACACCCTGGAGTACCTCGTGCACCACGAGGACCTGCGCCGCGCCCAGCCGGGCTGGGAGCCGCGCCGGCTGGACCCGGTCGACCTCGACCTGGTGTGGCGGCTGGTCTCCGGGATGGGCCGGCTGCTGGTGCGTCCCGCCGGCGTCCCCGTGCGCGCCGTACGCTCCGACACCGGCGCCGCCGTCACCCTGCGCCGCGGCCCGGACCCCGTCGTGGTGACCGGGCCGGTCGTCGAGCTGACCCTCTTCCTCTTCGGTCGCGACGCGGTCCGCGACGTCGTCCTCGACGGCCCGCCCGACGCCGTCACCACCCTCCGGGAAGCCGACCTCGGCCTCTGA
- a CDS encoding Rieske (2Fe-2S) protein codes for MDDPVTPAPDASDASGGPGVPVSQLAGGRVRRSGRWAVGLSGGEPFAVSPRCRHQLADLSKGAVDADGCLVCPWHASRYDVRTGEMVSGPQGFATYRGPTPRYARVVRAYGRVLTLRRRRTRVVGDQVVVEK; via the coding sequence ATGGACGACCCCGTGACTCCCGCCCCCGATGCGTCCGACGCGTCCGGCGGCCCCGGCGTACCCGTCTCCCAGCTCGCCGGCGGCCGCGTGCGCCGGTCGGGGCGGTGGGCGGTCGGGCTGAGCGGGGGTGAGCCGTTCGCCGTCTCGCCGCGCTGCCGGCACCAGCTCGCCGACCTCTCGAAGGGTGCGGTCGACGCGGACGGCTGCCTGGTGTGCCCCTGGCACGCCAGCCGGTACGACGTGCGCACCGGGGAGATGGTGTCCGGCCCGCAGGGCTTCGCGACCTACCGGGGCCCCACGCCGAGGTACGCGCGGGTCGTCCGGGCGTACGGCCGGGTGCTCACGCTGCGCCGGCGGCGGACGCGGGTCGTCGGCGACCAGGTGGTCGTCGAGAAGTGA
- a CDS encoding ABC transporter ATP-binding protein: MTDEQRVGRGSTGAGFRVLWVAIKREPYIFALSTLGSVLFGALTVADAWVLGWSTDHVVLPAFESGEVGADMLLAILGLFLGVAILRAVGIVARRLGAGIMQYRMQAHSRRAVTRQYLTLPMEWHQRHPTGQLLSNANSDVEAAWAPIAPLPMAVGTVAMMVIAVAQMLAADLVLAVVGLLVFPAVIATNIVYQRLAQGWMTRAQQLRAEVSEIAHESFDGAMVVKTLGREAEETERFAARARELRDVNIRAGRIRAAFDPVLAALPNLGVLVVLAVGVSRVLSGATEAGDVVTVAYLLTIVSFPIRSIGWLLGEFPRSVVGYQRVQSVLGATGEMPYGAARVPGGSGGARLEVDGLAYAYEPGQELLREVDFTVEPGRTVAVVGATASGKSTLTTLITRLVDPDRGRVLLDGTDVRDLARGELSRAVAVVPQSAFLFDDTVRGNVTLGADVPDDDVWAALRAAQADGFVAALPEGLDTQLGERGTSLSGGQRQRISLARALVRRPRLLVLDDATSAVDPEVEARILAALRAGDAETTLVVVAYRKATIGLADEVVHLEGGRVVDRGTHEELLRRSPSYARLVNAYEQHEEHVVTEVTA, encoded by the coding sequence GTGACGGACGAGCAGCGGGTCGGGCGCGGGTCCACGGGAGCCGGGTTCCGCGTCCTGTGGGTGGCGATCAAGCGCGAGCCCTACATCTTCGCCCTCTCCACCCTCGGCAGCGTCCTGTTCGGCGCGCTCACCGTCGCCGACGCCTGGGTGCTCGGCTGGTCGACCGACCACGTCGTGCTGCCGGCGTTCGAGAGCGGCGAGGTCGGCGCCGACATGCTGCTCGCGATCCTCGGTCTCTTCCTCGGCGTCGCGATCCTGCGCGCCGTGGGCATCGTGGCCCGCCGGCTGGGCGCGGGCATCATGCAGTACCGGATGCAGGCCCACAGCCGCCGCGCCGTCACCCGGCAGTACCTCACCCTCCCGATGGAGTGGCACCAGCGTCACCCCACCGGCCAGCTGCTCTCCAACGCCAACTCCGACGTCGAGGCGGCCTGGGCCCCGATCGCGCCGCTGCCGATGGCGGTCGGCACGGTCGCGATGATGGTGATCGCGGTCGCCCAGATGCTCGCCGCCGACCTGGTGCTCGCCGTCGTCGGGCTGCTCGTCTTCCCCGCGGTGATCGCCACCAACATCGTCTACCAGCGGCTGGCGCAGGGCTGGATGACCCGTGCCCAGCAGCTGCGCGCCGAGGTCAGCGAGATCGCCCACGAGTCCTTCGACGGCGCGATGGTCGTCAAGACACTCGGCCGCGAGGCCGAGGAGACCGAGCGGTTCGCCGCCCGCGCCCGCGAGCTGCGCGACGTCAACATCCGCGCCGGCCGCATCCGCGCGGCGTTCGACCCGGTGCTCGCCGCGCTGCCCAACCTCGGCGTGCTGGTCGTCCTCGCCGTCGGGGTCTCCCGGGTGCTGAGCGGCGCCACCGAGGCCGGCGACGTCGTGACCGTCGCCTACCTGCTGACGATCGTCTCCTTCCCGATCCGCTCGATCGGCTGGCTGCTCGGGGAGTTCCCCCGCAGCGTCGTCGGCTACCAGCGGGTCCAGTCCGTCCTCGGGGCCACCGGCGAGATGCCGTACGGCGCCGCGCGGGTCCCGGGCGGCTCCGGCGGCGCGCGGCTCGAGGTCGACGGCCTCGCCTACGCCTACGAGCCCGGCCAGGAGCTGCTCCGCGAGGTCGACTTCACCGTGGAGCCGGGCCGCACGGTCGCGGTCGTCGGCGCCACCGCCTCCGGCAAGAGCACCCTCACCACGCTGATCACCCGGCTGGTCGACCCCGACCGCGGCCGGGTGCTGCTCGACGGCACCGACGTGCGCGACCTCGCCCGCGGCGAGCTGTCCCGCGCGGTCGCCGTGGTCCCGCAGAGCGCGTTCCTCTTCGACGACACCGTCCGCGGCAACGTCACGCTCGGCGCCGACGTCCCCGACGACGACGTCTGGGCCGCCCTGCGCGCCGCCCAGGCCGACGGCTTCGTCGCCGCCCTCCCCGAGGGCCTCGACACCCAGCTCGGCGAGCGCGGCACGTCGCTCTCCGGCGGCCAGCGCCAGCGGATCTCGCTGGCCCGCGCGCTGGTCCGCCGGCCCCGGCTGCTGGTCCTCGACGACGCCACCTCCGCGGTCGATCCCGAGGTCGAGGCGCGGATCCTGGCCGCGCTGCGCGCGGGCGACGCCGAGACCACGCTGGTGGTGGTCGCCTACCGCAAGGCCACGATCGGGCTGGCCGACGAGGTCGTCCACCTCGAGGGCGGCCGGGTCGTCGACCGCGGCACCCACGAGGAGCTGCTGCGCCGCAGCCCGTCGTACGCGCGGCTGGTCAACGCCTACGAGCAGCACGAGGAGCACGTCGTGACGGAGGTGACCGCATGA
- a CDS encoding ABC transporter ATP-binding protein: MSTVMDSGEEIAAMRTLRRGVHFSPELKEGIWGTLALAVVASLGQVVVPIAVQQVLDRGVNAPGGPDVSFTVWTGVLSAIAIVVAAWASYAMTGRLFTASERGLATLRIKAFRHVHDLPLLTQNTERRGALVSRVTSDVDQVSQFLVFGGLLFVISVGQVLVATVVMVVYSWQLALVVWLCFAPLFLSLRYFQRKLSAAYGTVRRQVGLMLSAVSEPVVGAAVVRSYAVEDRTQARIDEAIDAYKAASTRAQGFTAFSFSLGGVSAGLANAGVLIVGIWLGFADDITAGEVVAFAFIVTLFVGPVQMGTQILTDAQNAIAGWRRVIGILETPADLVDPGPDGRTLPRGPIDVRFDGVTFAYPSGPPVLRDVTLDIAAGTRLAIVGETGSGKSTFAKLLTRLMDPSEGAVLLDGIDVREVAQSSLRRSVVLVPQEGFLFDDTLAANVRYGRLEATEAEILASADELGLGDWLAGLPRGLETRVGQRGESLSAGERQLVALLRAHLADPDLLVLDEATSSVDPELEMRIGRALERLMNGRTSVTIAHRLSTAENADEVVVVDRGRVVQRGPHAVLAAEEGSVYAGLHASWAAQQRS, translated from the coding sequence ATGAGCACCGTCATGGACTCCGGCGAGGAGATCGCCGCGATGCGCACCCTCCGCCGGGGCGTGCACTTCTCGCCCGAGCTGAAGGAGGGCATCTGGGGCACCCTGGCGCTCGCGGTGGTCGCCTCCCTCGGCCAGGTCGTGGTGCCGATCGCGGTCCAGCAGGTGCTCGACCGCGGCGTCAACGCGCCCGGCGGCCCCGACGTCTCCTTCACCGTCTGGACCGGCGTGCTCTCGGCCATCGCGATCGTGGTGGCCGCGTGGGCGTCGTACGCCATGACCGGCCGGCTGTTCACCGCCTCCGAGCGGGGGCTGGCGACGCTGCGGATCAAGGCGTTCCGCCACGTCCACGACCTGCCGCTGCTCACCCAGAACACCGAGCGCCGCGGCGCCCTGGTCTCCCGGGTCACCAGCGACGTCGACCAGGTCAGCCAGTTCCTGGTCTTCGGCGGCCTGCTGTTCGTGATCAGCGTCGGCCAGGTCCTGGTGGCGACGGTGGTGATGGTGGTCTACAGCTGGCAGCTGGCGCTGGTCGTGTGGCTCTGCTTCGCCCCGCTGTTCCTCTCGCTGCGCTACTTCCAGCGCAAGCTGTCCGCGGCGTACGGCACCGTCCGCCGCCAGGTCGGGCTGATGCTCTCCGCCGTCTCCGAGCCGGTCGTCGGGGCGGCGGTCGTCCGGTCCTACGCCGTGGAGGACCGCACCCAGGCCCGCATCGACGAGGCGATCGACGCCTACAAGGCCGCGAGCACCCGCGCGCAGGGCTTCACGGCGTTCTCGTTCTCGCTGGGCGGCGTCTCGGCGGGCCTGGCCAACGCCGGCGTCCTGATCGTCGGCATCTGGCTGGGCTTCGCCGACGACATCACCGCCGGTGAGGTGGTCGCGTTCGCGTTCATCGTGACGCTGTTCGTCGGCCCGGTGCAGATGGGCACCCAGATCCTCACCGACGCCCAGAACGCCATCGCCGGGTGGCGCCGCGTGATCGGCATCCTCGAGACGCCGGCCGACCTGGTCGACCCCGGGCCCGACGGCCGCACGCTGCCGCGCGGGCCGATCGACGTCCGCTTCGACGGCGTCACGTTCGCCTACCCGTCCGGTCCGCCGGTGCTCCGCGACGTCACCCTCGACATCGCCGCCGGCACCCGGCTGGCGATCGTCGGCGAGACCGGCTCGGGCAAGTCCACCTTCGCCAAGCTGCTCACCCGGCTGATGGACCCCAGCGAGGGTGCGGTGCTGCTCGACGGCATCGACGTGCGCGAGGTCGCGCAGTCCTCGCTGCGCCGCAGCGTGGTGCTGGTGCCGCAGGAGGGGTTCCTCTTCGACGACACCCTGGCCGCCAACGTCCGCTACGGCCGGCTCGAGGCCACCGAGGCGGAGATCCTGGCCAGCGCCGACGAGCTCGGCCTCGGCGACTGGCTCGCCGGGCTGCCCCGCGGCCTCGAGACCCGGGTCGGCCAGCGCGGCGAGTCGCTGTCGGCGGGGGAGCGGCAGCTCGTCGCGCTGCTCCGCGCCCACCTCGCGGACCCCGACCTGCTGGTCCTCGACGAGGCCACGAGCTCGGTCGACCCCGAGCTCGAGATGCGCATCGGCCGCGCGCTCGAGCGGCTGATGAACGGCCGCACTTCGGTGACCATCGCCCACCGCCTCTCCACCGCCGAGAACGCCGACGAGGTCGTCGTGGTCGACCGGGGCCGGGTCGTCCAGCGCGGCCCGCACGCCGTCCTGGCCGCCGAGGAGGGCTCGGTGTACGCCGGGCTGCACGCCTCCTGGGCCGCGCAGCAGCGCTCGTGA